In Cololabis saira isolate AMF1-May2022 chromosome 10, fColSai1.1, whole genome shotgun sequence, a single window of DNA contains:
- the wdr33 gene encoding pre-mRNA 3' end processing protein WDR33: protein MATDVGSPQRFFHMPRFQHQAPRQVFYKRPDFAQQQAMQQLTFDGKRMRKAVNRKTIDYNPSVIRYLENRLWQRDQRDLRAIQPDAGGYNDLVPPVGMLSNPMNAVTTKFVRTSTNKVKCPVFVIRWTPEGRRLVTGASSGEFTLWNGLTFNFETILQAHDSPVRAMTWSHNDMWMLTADHGGYVKYWQSNMNNVKMFQAHKEAIREASFSPTDNKFATCSDDGTVRIWDFMRCHEERILRGHGADVKCVDWHPTKGLVVSGSKDSQQPIKFWDPKTGQSLATLHAHKNTVMEVKWNLNGNWLLTASRDHLCKLFDIRNLKEELQVFRGHKKEATAVAWHPVHEGLFASGGSDGSLLFWHTGVEKEVGGMEMAHEGMIWSLAWHPLGHILCSGSNDHTSKFWTRNRPGDKMRDRYNLNLLPGMSEDGVEYDDVEPNSMAAIPGMGIPEQLKAAMELEQSSKEATPEVEMSIPGLDWGMDEVMGKDAKKVPQKKVPYAKPIPAQFQQAWAENKVPTMPPSGEILKDRKMEQKGDGKKKTQAEFEQEMAALQYTNPMLLEQMKMDRMGQMNTEGNMGPPPGSVSSFPGGPGGNMPPGQQGFSSNMPPQQMPNNMGPPMGSGGMQPPYMQAGQMGPPSGPQSHQGPPQGMMGPSDMQGPQRHAGPPRNMGPQGPHGMGPRGMQGPPGGMMGPPPRGMGSRDNQGPPPQGGMMPPQGNMMGPQGPMQGGMMAPPPRTHGNMPNSFMQGPPGGMHGPPGNMQGPQGNLQGPHGSMQGPPGNMPGPHGNIQDPSYMQHQGQNSGPMMHGMNQQGPNSKADPRGPPPNHHMGPPDRQGPGGPEQGSGSYWGDGKQGRRGPQDFDGGQDFHGRGDEGWRSGPGSGYQSGRGGGHRGGGHRGGGGGGGGGGGGGNGGNWGHDEQFSGGDFRGRREERFRAPAGRSYGEDYGQEEGFDGSEDMGRGWETGGRGRPPRGGGAPRGGGHDSYRDGQQIHDGSSSAGRERPSSLQGMDMASLPPRKRPWQDGPGTGDPRERESPGADGGRIQRDEGSYGPSGRGGRGGWGPGGPGPRRGGPPPRGASRGGGGGGRGR from the exons ATGGCGACAGACGTGGGCTCACCGCAGCGCTTTTTCCACATGCCGCGCTTCCAGCACCAGGCGCCTCGGCAGGTGTTCTACAAGAGGCCGGACTTCGCCCAGCAGCAGGCCATGCAGCAGCTCACCTTCGACGGGAAGCGCATGAGGAAGGCTGTGAACCGCAAGACCATCGACTACAACCCCTCCGTCATCAGATACCTGGAG AACCGACTGTGGCAGCGCGACCAACGAGACCTCAGAGCCATCCAGCCAGATGCAGGTGGCTACAATGAT ctcGTTCCTCCTGTGGGCATGTTGAGCAATCCGATGAACGCCGTCACCACCAAGTTTGTCCGAACCTCCACCAACAAAGTCAAGTGTCCCGTGTTCGTGATCAGG TGGACTCCTGAAGGCCGGCGGCTCGTGACCGGAGCCTCCAGTGGGGAGTTCACTCTGTGGAATGGACTCACCTTCAACTTTGAGACCATCTTACAG GCCCACGACAGCCCGGTCCGGGCCATGACCTGGTCTCACAACGACATGTGGATGCTGACGGCGGACCACGGCGGCTACGTGAAGTACTGGCAGTCCAACATGAACAACGTCAAGATGTTCCAGGCTCACAAGGAGGCCATTAGAGAAGCCAG TTTCTCTCCCACTGATAACAAGTTCGCCACCTGCTCAGACGACGGCACCGTACGAATCTGGGACTTCATGCGCTGCCACGAGGAGAGGATCCTCAGAG gtcACGGAGCTGACGTCAAGTGTGTGGACTGGCATCCCACCAAAGGCCTGGTGGTGTCGGGCAGCAAAGACAGCCAGCAGCCAATCAAGTTCTGGGACCCCAAGACAGGCCAGAGTCTGGCTACGCT ACACGCCCACAAGAACACAGTGATGGAGGTGAAGTGGAACCTGAACGGGAACTGGCTGCTGACGGCGTCACGCGACCACCTGTGTAAGCTGTTTGACatcaggaacctgaaggaggaGCTACAGGTGTTCAGAGGACACAAGAAGGAGGCCACAG CGGTTGCCTGGCATCCTGTTCATGAGGGTTTGTTCGCCAGCGGCGGCTCCGACGGCTCGCTCCTGTTCTGGCACACCGG GGTGGAGAAGGAGGTGGGGGGCATGGAGATGGCCCACGAGGGGATGATCTGGAGTCTGGCGTGGCACCCACTGGGCCACATCCTGTGTTCCGGCTCCAACGACCACACCAG TAAGTTCTGGACCAGGAACCGACCCGGAGACAAGATGAGGGACCGTTACAACCTGAACCTGCTGCCGGGGATGTCGGAGGACGGTGTGGAGTACG ATGACGTGGAGCCCAACAGCATGGCTGCCATCCCCGGGATGGGCATCCCCGAGCAGCTGAAGGCCGCCAtggagctggagcagagca GTAAAGAGGCCACTCCAGAGGTGGAGATGTCCATCCCTGGTCTGGACTGGGGCATGGATGAGGTCATGGGGAAGGACGCCAAGAAGGTCCCGCAGAAGAAGGTCCCGTACGCCAAACCAATCCCAGCGCAGTTCCAGCAG GCCTGGGCTGAGAACAAAGTACCCACGATGCCTCCCTCCGGAGAGATTCTCAAGGACAGGAAGATGGAGCAGAAGGGGGACGGGAAGAAGAAGACGCAGGCGGAGTTCGAGCAGGAGATGGCGGCGCTGCAGTACACCAACCCCATGCTGCTGGAG CAAATGAAGATGGACCGGATGGGCCAGATGAACACGGAGGGGAACATGGGCCCCCCCCCAGGCTCCGTGTCCTCCTTCCCCGGGGGCCCGGGGGGCAACATGCCTCCTGGCCAGCAAGGCTTTTCTTCAAACATGCCGCCTCAGCAAATGCCCAACAACATGGGGCCCCCCATGGGCTCCGGGGGCATGCAGCCTCCATACATGCAGGCTGGACAGATGGGCCCCCCCTCTGGACCCCAGTCTCACCAGGGGCCCCCTCAGGGCATGATGGGACCCTCGGACATGCAGGGGCCGCAGAGACATGCCGGCCCCCCCAGAAACATGGGCCCTCAAGGACCTCACGGCATGGGGCCCAGAGGGATGCAAGGGCCCCCTGGTGGGATGATGGGCCCCCCTCCACGGGGAATGGGCTCAAGGGACAATCAAGGGCCCCCACCTCAAGGGGGAATGATGCCACCTCAAGGCAACATGATGGGCCCCCAGGGCCCCATGCAGGGTGGGATGATGGCCCCCCCGCCTCGGACACATGGCAACATGCCCAACAGCTTCATGCAGGGGCCCCCTGGAGGGATGCACGGACCACCTGGAAATATGCAGGGCCCCCAAGGTAACTTGCAAGGACCTCATGGAAGCATGCAGGGGCCTCCCGGGAACATGCCGGGACCACACGGAAACATTCAGGACCCCTCCTACATGCAGCACCAG GGTCAGAACTCTGGGCCCATGATGCACGGGATGAACCAGCAGGGGCCCAACAGCAAAG CAGACCCTCGGGGGCCCCCACCAAACCACCACATGGGCCCTCCTGACCGGCAGGGTCCCGGAGGACCTGAGCAGGGTTCTGGGTCTTACTGGGGCGATGGCAAGCAGGGTCGACGAGGCCCGCAGGACTTTGACGGAGGACAGGACTTCCACGGCAGAGGAGACGAAGGCTGGAGGTCCGGCCCGGGTTCCGGGTACCAGAGTGGACGGGGGGGCGGCCATAGAGGGGGAGggcacagaggaggaggaggaggaggaggaggaggaggaggaggagggaacgGAGGGAACTGGGGCCACGACGAACAGTTCAGCGGGGGAGACTTCAGAGGACGAAGGGAGGAAAG GTTCCGAGCGCCGGCAGGTCGGTCCTATGGTGAGGATTATGGCCAGGAGGAAGGCTTCGATGGCTCTGAGGACATGGGCCGCGGCTGGGAGACGGGGGGCCGCGGGAGGCCGCCCCGGGGAGGAGGTGCACCGAGAGGGGGAG gtCACGACAGCTACCGGGACGGCCAGCAGATACACGACGGCTCGTCTTCGGCGGGTCGGGAGCGTCCCTCGTCTCTGCAGGGGATGGACATGGCGTCTCTGCCCCCACGCAAGCGTCCGTGGCAGGATGGCCCGGGAACAGGAGACCCCCGAGAGCGCGAGTCCCCCGGGGCTGACGGAG GTCGTATTCAGAGGGATGAGGGCAGTTACGGTCCATCTGGCCGAGGTGGGCGAGGCGGCTGGGGTCCCGGAGGCCCCGGCCCCCGGAGAGGAGGACCCCCCCCCAGAGGAGCGtcgcgaggaggaggaggcggcggcCGGGGCCGGTAG
- the sft2d3 gene encoding vesicle transport protein SFT2C, which translates to MADLNRQLKEYLVQSKAGSGSASQSTTVEMEEPASVPGSWFGRWSSSPSSTSTSGSGGFSWPWAAEPDPCLPGLGRGQRLAASAGFALLSLLSFLLAAVYAPLLLLHARKFALLWSLGSLFALAAAAVLRGPARLAAGLAGSPGAAVYLCALGGTLYAALSLRSTVLTALGAAVQVAAIAGYVLTLLPGGSAGVRLLGGAAAAALKRTVAGKTMPI; encoded by the coding sequence ATGGCGGATCTGAACCGACAACTCAAGGAGTACCTGGTCCAGTCCAAAGCCGGGTCCGGCTCTGCGTCCCAGTCCACCACCGTGGAGATGGAGGAGCCGGCCTCGGTCCCCGGCAGCTGGTTCGGCCGCTGGTCCAGCAGCCcgtccagcaccagcaccagcggCTCCGGCGGGTTCTCGTGGCCGTGGGCGGCCGAGCCGGACCCGTGCCTGCCGGGGCTGGGTCGGGGCCAGCGTCTGGCGGCCAGCGCCGGCTTCGCGCTGCTGTCGCTGCTCAGCTTCCTGCTGGCGGCCGTGTAcgcgccgctgctgctgctgcacgccCGCAAGTTCGCGCTGCTCTGGTCGCTGGGCTCGCTGTTCGCCCTGGCGGCCGCGGCGGTGCTGCGGGGCCCGGCCCGGCTGGCCGCGGGGCTGGCCGGCTCCCCCGGGGCCGCCGTGTACCTGTGCGCGCTGGGCGGGACGCTGTACGCGGCGCTGAGCCTCCGCAGCACCGTCCTGACGGCGCTGGGCGCCGCCGTGCAGGTGGCCGCCATCGCCGGGTACGTGCTGACGCTGCTGCCCGGGGGCAGCGCCGGGGTCCGCCTGCTGGGGGGGGCGGCGGCGGCCGCGCTCAAGAGGACCGTGGCCGGGAAGACCATGCCCATCTGA
- the si:ch1073-184j22.2 gene encoding dual specificity protein phosphatase 18: protein MLSQVTPTLFLGGADAPLNAALVSRKGITLIVNATLCHASPTYPGVECLRVPVCDLPSARLADHFDRVAERIHGNRVGGTLVHCVAGMSRSPALVMAYLMRFRGVTLCQAHRWVQESRPFVRLNAGFWEQLLQYERRLYGRNTVRVAEEPQETPRTTTAAGRCGQGRLVPGSPAMPRPPLMMSRSQLATSAKKSRKGSKYLWRE from the coding sequence ATGCTGTCTCAGGTCACGCCCACCTTGTTCCTGGGCGGGGCCGACGCCCCCCTCAACGCGGCGCTGGTGTCCCGGAAAGGCATCACCCTGATCGTCAACGCCACGCTGTGCCACGCCAGCCCCACGTACCCGGGCGTGGAGTGCCTGCGCGTCCCCGTCTGTGACCTGCCCAGCGCCCGCCTCGCCGACCACTTTGACCGGGTGGCCGAGCGTATCCATGGAAACCGTGTGGGGGGCACACTGGTGCACTGCGTCGCCGGCATGAGCCGCTCCCCGGCGCTGGTCATGGCCTACCTGATGCGGTTTCGGGGCGTGACGCTGTGCCAGGCTCACCGCTGGGTCCAGGAAAGCCGGCCCTTCGTGCGGCTGAACGCCGGCTTCtgggagcagctgctgcagtATGAGCGGCGGCTGTACGGCCGCAACACGGTCCGGGTGGCCGAGGAGCCACAGGAAACTCCGAGGACGACAACGGCGGCAGGCCGCTGTGGCCAGGGGAGGCTCGTACCTGGGTCACCTGCGATGCCCCGCCCACCCCTGATGATGTCACGCTCCCAACTGGCTACATCagcaaaaaaatccagaaaaggCTCCAAATATTTATGGAGGGAATAA